One Mugil cephalus isolate CIBA_MC_2020 chromosome 17, CIBA_Mcephalus_1.1, whole genome shotgun sequence genomic window, ACGCAGCCTTAACAGCTGTGTCAGAAAGACAAAGCAGCCCAATAATAGTCTCTTCATTTGCTCTATTAAATTGTCCCTCTCCGCCGGAGGTCGTTAAAATAATAtttccgtcttttttttttttttaagcctttgtCTGTGTGACTTAACCTGACCACCTTCTTTCCCTCTGCACACTCCTAACCCCTGAATGGTGCTCTGGTGCCCTCTCTAGGTGAAAATGGAGTAGTGCAGTCCTCCGGTCAGACCCCCAAGAGAGAGGTGACCGGGATTGAGGCCAAGCTGCTGGGCCCCAGCCCTGACCAAGCTAGTGCAGACAACCCGGTTACTCTAGTCTTCATGGGCTACAAGACCgttgaggaggagcaggagaaccGCACGGCCCTGGGGATGGAAGGAGTGGACGGCAATGTCAAAGCTGAGTTTGTAGTGATCGAGGACGGGGAGGGGAAAGCGGGGGGAGACGCTGCCACAGCAGAGCAGGCTCCACCCAACGGGAGCATGGCGGAGAAGGAGAAGGCCAAcggaggtggggaggagggagaggaggagaaggagaagaaacagaCCTGCAAATGCTGCACGGTCATGTGAGCGCTGTGTGGTGTtcgtgtgcgcgcgtgcgtgtccGGGTGTGTGCGTGGCTGAATGCACACCTGCACCTGTGCAGGCCTGTGTGCTATTTGCATGTGTCTGTATTTGCAGGTGTGTGCGTGTCGCTTCGTGTCCGTGTGGAAGTGCGTGTCAGGactgggaggagaaaaaaaaaagtacagttcCACAGCCAATACACCAACAATGAGAGCCAATACAAGCTCCAGCTACAACAAGAACCACAAAGACTCATAAGTACACTTTACTCTGTATACTTTCTCTGATATGTATTTGACTTTTGATTTCTAttgatatttttctatttttctgtcttGACATTTATATTGTATTCAGTATGTATATCTTTATTATGGGACTGTGTACTGTAAgttcattgttattattgttgggggaaagaaaaaaaatgtattagctCTCTGGATTGTACTGCTACCCAGTCGGGGAAAAATCTGGAAACTTTAAATCATTTaagtcaaaacaacaaaagatgaAGGACGCAgatacttaaatatatatatatacatatatatatatttctctgtGTAGGCCTACCAACTATTTATCGATCAATTTCATATTGCAATATTGTCtaagatattattttaaatagtattttaatatattgatatgaaattatgttttatacaatgtatttattgtttttggttCTCTATATCATCTCCAACCATTAACTGCATGTACGCTTGTAAGCACTGCGCGTAACACTCATAACAAGTGTCTGTGCTTCCTTAGACTCATACGTGCACATATCTTTTTGTCACACAAGTCTTTCTGTATAATTGGCAGtgttaaagacatttaaaaagcaacCAAGGAGACGAAGAGGCTAGTAGGACCACATTAGCTTGATAATAGATACTTACTCTATGTGACACATGTACATGAAAATCACagcgattgtgtgtgtgtgcgtgttttttttttttttttttttaaataagatgGATACACTTAATGATCATTTCGGATTAGGGATTAATTCTCTCAGCAGTAGAATCCGTGTGAATCTTAATGAGGTAGCACTGCATGAAGCCTTGTAACTTTTTCAACTCGTCACTTGTTaggtctttattattattattacacgcTGTCACTTGAATGTAAATCCAGGGGTTAAATTGGGATTTGTTCCACCCTAAGCAGAAGAGGCGGGCGTGCTCAGCTCAGCTcaccatttaaaataataataataataataataataatgcaaaagCTTTTGTGTCTCCTCGAACCAAATAAAATCTGACGATGAATACTGTAATTTCACTGTGTGTTGGTCGGCTGCTGGTTTGTGTCCTGCTCGCTCCCAGTTTAACccctgactgtctgtctgtagACCTGGGCCTTGTTGTACTTGAATAGATTTGCAAAGGACATTGAACAGACTTCCCTCGCAAATGTGATTTGTCTCCGGCTCATCTCAAGGTTTTCTGTCCTAAACAATGCAGGTTGCTAGCAAGAAAATGCATATACTGTgcaccaggggtcttcaacgtttttcaggctagagattaagtagagacacCCTACCTgctatgtttgttttatattaaactcgggCTAGtgctataaatataaatatacataattattgtaattttgcattcaatattaagctattcaaatgatacacaggttcaaatatgtgcaaaagTAAAAGACAGATAACGAAAATAACTGATAGATTCAAGTTTTAAAGCTCTCGgccttaaataaattaaatttgtgggggcgaaattagaaaatatatcaaaaaaatgtcttatcaaccaaagatttggggtccgcagtacctccgcggaccccccgttgaagacctatgctgtacACTATAGCAAGTCAAAGCCAACAGCATCTATTGAAATGCATTTCGGCCCTAGTCTCCACACTTACTTGGCAGACAGGCGAGGCTGGTCTGGGTCAGTGATGCTACACCACAGATGCTTCTGCTCACCGCCTCCAGGCTCATCCACGTCTCCACTCCGTTCACCTCCGCTCTCACCGCCATCCTCTCACACCGTCTCGTCGTCACCGTCGCACCTCCTGCGCTCGGAGAAACGCAGTTCAATAAAGCAACCTCTAAAGTTGGTGCTAATCCCGGGTCTCGTCTAAAAACTCCACCAACTATCGTTCCGGTCGTCCCTCCTGTCTTACTCCAACTTCTGTGGGATTCCACCGCCGCCTCCTGCGTAACGCTCGTCGGTTAAGAGAGTCTTTTGAAACCTCCAGTGCCAGATGCAATCTCTCAAGTCCTGCCTACATTTACCACCAGATAAATCCCTTCTTACATTCCAGAGGGAGGTCAGCAGGCATGGACGGTTATAATGAAAGTGTATGCTTTCCACGTGTACAGTTCCGCTGTAATTGTACAACTTGGCAACTTTGTTTCCTATACTGACTCTCatgtttgttcgttttttttatttctatggcCTCTTTGCCAGGTGGTATATTGTAtttgatgtgtgtatttttaaagaaaaaaagatgactaCATCTGTGTATTGTTGGTGCCTTTGTCAGGTTCATTTGGTTGGACTTGTCCGTCTGCCGTTCTTTTTTTAGACCGGGGTTTTCTTGCTCTGCTCCTGGTCACGACGACCCACTGGAAACACTGCCTTCCTCTCTGAAGGGTCACTGCACGAGTATACGAGGATACTACGCTCATTCTTCTCATGATAACTATTCATAAATGCAGCTTGGACAATAGTTAATATGCAGACTAAACTGTTGGtgtcttcaaaaaaaagaactttgtatcctgttttaacttttttaagcTGTTAATTCTATGTTAActaactttttattattattattattattattattattattattattattagacctGTATTCTTATCAGAACCAACTCTCATCCAAAGTTTAACATTTTGAGGGGATGCAAAATTTCTACAGAAGACTAACTGACAGCCCGTGTATATACggtatatacacatgtatatatgtgtttatatgcatCTGCATACATGGAAATAAGTGTAAATTTGGTGAGCTAAAGCTTTGCTTAATAGTGGGTCTCTGggacagcagcagaaaaaaaacaaccttgtgTTAGACCGATGCCTGTTCATCTATTCTGTGGTCGTCTAAATGTTTAATCTTGAATAAAACTACTGTTTGTTTACAGCAAGTCAGACACGTTTGTATGTAATTAACCAAGTGTGCACGCAAAGTCGACAGCAGTGTGCGTAAGCACCGGTTAATGATGTATATGTGAGTGGGGGAGTGGGCGGGTAGCTGGTGGAGACACAGATGGCTACAAGGGAGATGAACACAGTTTATACACTGATAAAACATCCATTTATTGTAGGACTGATGCAAATAGCCATTTAAAAGACGAGGAACCAAACAAactgatactactactactaatactactacacTTAGACGGATGTTactgatccacaagggaaactgtttggtcacagtagctcggTTGGGGAAGGAAATAGGCGTAAGATAGtttaaaaatactaataacattaataaataaataatatataatagtgTACGACATTTGAGTGTGTACAAATctgcaacaaatacaaacagtaGTAATTACACACTATATACATTGGTAAATAAATGGTAAAGTGCGGTCACATGGATACTCGTTTACAGAGAGGTAAAGACTTAGATAAACGTTactcatccacaagggaaactgaaaaaacacaagtagaaagataaaatcaaatcaaatcagcaaagaatgaaataaaatacatgcaaattACAAGTAAAATCAAGTACAATACAATTGTATGTgcaaaaaatatacagaattagcatatgaacaaatgcacaagaaaCAGCAACATAGGAATGATAATAAGACGTTACAGCGTGCATtgaataacatggagttatctGTTGCAGGAAGGTGACTTGTAGTACAGCTGGATGGAGTGGGGGTGTGAATGGCATCCGGTAGCGTTCACTGTGGGAGCACAGCTGGATCAGTctgttggagaatgagctccacTGTCCCCCTGTAGTCTGGTGTAGCGGATGTGATGTTGCTGGTAGAAAGTCTCCAGCAACTTGCTGCCTGCATTAAgcctactcaggcccttcttgtgcACATCATCACTCTTTTAAAGCTCCCGGTGACCTGCTTCCAGTCTGTCAGACATCCAGGTTTACAATTTaggcaggaaaacacatttaagacGTAAGTTCAGAGAGTAGCCGGAGCCAAGTTGTAGTTTGTGCATGCCAGATTGCAACTTTCCTAACTGGGTACAAGCGTTTAGTGAAGTGCAGTACCCAGAAAGGGCCACTGGAGAGTGCACATCTACTGCTGTTGGTCCTCCCCCCACTGTTGTCAGAAATACTGTTAtaagagtgtttgtgtgtgagagaaagaaagagattcAGATGAAGGGGGTTAATTAGGGGGGATAAAAAGGAAAGGACAATTAAACAGGGCATTCATCAGAGGGAGGCCAGGTGTAATTATACTGCTTTATCCTGCAGCAGTGCAACATCAGATAAAtagtaatttaaaatgtctcctgagcCCTGTTTCAATGCAGTGTTTGTGAGCACCTTCTCAGTACTTCCCTTTCGCTTCATTTAACAGAAGCTGCAGAACTGTGTCACGTCACGGGACAGTGCAtatattgtgctgtttttaggTCACACCCATGACAATGCTTTTCCACACTCTCACGCAGAATGAAAAACAGCGGACAGAACCAGtaatggaaatttaaaaaaaaaaaaaaaaaacaaagaaagaaaaggaggtggAACTTTTTAATTCAGGATGAATCTGAAAggcaaaagagaaaatatccttTAAAGTATGGATCACACACGTCATCTCAGACAGCACCATGAAGGCCTAGTGAAATCTAATTGCTGCCATGCTATCAGTTCCAAGTAATTGCGTTTCCTCTGTGATTAGATT contains:
- the palm1b gene encoding paralemmin 1b isoform X3, producing the protein MAEVSQEERLQAIAEKRKKQTEIENKRRQLDDDRRQLQHLKSKALRERWLLDGAPAEEETQKRLQEDEVKTKLLEQVILRLEQEIEELETGAPANKGVARENGGENGVVQSSGQTPKREVTGIEAKLLGPSPDQASADNPVTLVFMGYKTVEEEQENRTALGMEGVDGNVKAEFVVIEDGEGKAGGDAATAEQAPPNGSMAEKEKANGGGEEGEEEKEKKQTCKCCTVM
- the palm1b gene encoding paralemmin 1b isoform X2, coding for MRMAEVSQEERLQAIAEKRKKQTEIENKRRQLDDDRRQLQHLKSKALRERWLLDGAPAEEETQKRLQEDEVKTKLLEQVILRLEQEIEELETGAPANKGVARENGGENGVVQSSGQTPKREVTGIEAKLLGPSPDQASADNPVTLVFMGYKTVEEEQENRTALGMEGVDGNVKAEFVVIEDGEGKAGGDAATAEQAPPNGSMAEKEKANGGGEEGEEEKEKKQTCKCCTVM
- the palm1b gene encoding paralemmin 1b isoform X1 translates to MNFVMDRDANKKEEGARVRGEEEEEKKKTGGVFFPVEILVASLERNSRQAQSKALRERWLLDGAPAEEETQKRLQEDEVKTKLLEQVILRLEQEIEELETGAPANKGVARENGGENGVVQSSGQTPKREVTGIEAKLLGPSPDQASADNPVTLVFMGYKTVEEEQENRTALGMEGVDGNVKAEFVVIEDGEGKAGGDAATAEQAPPNGSMAEKEKANGGGEEGEEEKEKKQTCKCCTVM